The following coding sequences lie in one Arachis hypogaea cultivar Tifrunner chromosome 4, arahy.Tifrunner.gnm2.J5K5, whole genome shotgun sequence genomic window:
- the LOC112794411 gene encoding 16 kDa phloem protein 2 codes for MPRGTLEVILVSAKGLKDADFLKKMDPYVILTYRAQENRSSVARGGGSNPRWNESFLFTVSDNVAELNLRIMDKDTFTRDDFLGEARIPLEPVFAAGSIQETSYNVVKNQNYCGEIKVALTFKPI; via the exons ATGCCTCGTGGAACGCTCGAAGTCATTCTTGTGAGCGCAAAAGGTCTTAAGGATGCTGATTTTCTCA AAAAAATGGATCCTTATGTAATTCTCACTTATCGAGCACAGGAGAATAGAAGCAGTGTGGCAAGAG GTGGAGGATCTAACCCTCGTTGGAATGAGAGCTTTCTTTTCACAGTTTCTGATAATGTTGCTGAACTTAATCTGAGGATTATGGACAAAGATACTTTTACTCGGGATGATTTTCTTGGTGAGGCAAG AATTCCATTAGAACCAGTTTTTGCTGCGGGTAGCATTCAGGAAACTTCTTACAATGTTGTTAAGAACCAGAATTATTGTGGGGAGATTAAGGTGGCTCTCACTTTTAAGCCTATATAG